The Halococcus agarilyticus genome includes a region encoding these proteins:
- the coxB gene encoding cytochrome c oxidase subunit II: MKRTRLGLFGLLVVALLFAAVEPALAQSINERMITNLNQSLLYVAIPITILVEAILIYTVVKYRNNDDPQPTRENRRLEITWTITTAIILLFVGLASFVVLANPYISLVPDAAGQQPQAQQQVGADLLINQSGATAPTEGDAVEVEIIAYQWGWTFHYPEAGVNSSSTLAIPNGTDVYLHTTSTDVIHAVHVPELGLKQDSIPGQYNTIKTNATETGSYQLYCAEFCGSGHSGMLANMTVLPPEEYQTWLDEQESSGGNASAGGNASSNSSAIGAVSAKPA, translated from the coding sequence ATGAAGCGAACGCGTCTCGGCCTGTTCGGCCTGCTCGTCGTCGCGTTGCTCTTCGCCGCCGTGGAGCCGGCGCTGGCCCAGTCGATCAACGAGCGGATGATCACCAACCTGAACCAGTCGCTGCTGTACGTGGCGATCCCGATCACGATCCTCGTCGAGGCCATCCTGATCTACACGGTGGTGAAGTACCGCAACAACGACGATCCTCAGCCGACCCGCGAGAACCGCCGTCTCGAGATCACGTGGACGATCACGACCGCGATCATCCTCCTGTTCGTCGGGCTCGCGTCGTTCGTGGTGCTCGCGAACCCCTACATCTCGCTGGTGCCCGACGCCGCCGGCCAGCAGCCCCAGGCCCAACAGCAGGTGGGGGCGGATCTCCTGATCAACCAGTCCGGCGCGACCGCGCCGACGGAGGGCGACGCGGTCGAGGTCGAGATCATCGCCTACCAGTGGGGCTGGACCTTCCACTACCCCGAGGCGGGCGTCAACTCCTCGAGTACGCTCGCCATCCCGAACGGCACCGACGTCTACCTCCACACCACCTCGACCGACGTGATCCACGCAGTCCACGTTCCGGAGCTCGGGCTGAAACAGGACTCGATCCCCGGCCAGTACAACACCATCAAGACCAACGCCACCGAGACGGGCTCCTACCAGCTCTACTGCGCGGAGTTCTGCGGATCGGGTCATTCGGGAATGCTCGCGAACATGACCGTGCTGCCGCCCGAGGAGTACCAGACGTGGCTCGACGAACAGGAATCGTCCGGCGGTAACGCTTCAGCGGGCGGTAACGCCTCGTCCAACAGCTCGGCGATCGGCGCGGTTTCGGCGAAGCCGGCGTAA
- a CDS encoding DUF7546 family protein has translation MSDDRSTVADRLARARPSRGTLLWGAILVNAELIALFAYLAQPNVTPTAVRYYVYPFVWINVGLWALLRTDPPAASRRRRYAAGAFAVGYFAVLAYAGGLVGPGLGAMATGLRIAPLPPGSGPALIYGGEAVRLALLPYKIVGYVALAVLVYATALDVAGSAIGGVLGLFSCVSCTWPVLASLVGGVAGSSSAVASAALSGSYGLSTAIFVVTVGLLYWRPFGSE, from the coding sequence ATGAGCGACGATCGTTCCACCGTCGCGGATCGGCTCGCACGAGCCCGGCCGAGCCGGGGCACGTTGCTGTGGGGTGCGATTCTCGTCAACGCCGAACTCATCGCGCTGTTCGCGTACCTCGCCCAGCCGAACGTCACGCCGACCGCGGTCCGGTACTACGTCTACCCGTTCGTCTGGATCAACGTCGGTCTCTGGGCGTTGCTGCGAACCGATCCGCCGGCGGCGAGCCGGCGGCGGCGGTACGCCGCGGGCGCGTTCGCGGTCGGCTACTTCGCCGTGCTCGCGTACGCCGGCGGGCTCGTGGGCCCTGGTCTCGGCGCGATGGCGACCGGCCTCCGGATCGCACCGCTGCCCCCTGGCAGCGGCCCCGCGCTGATCTACGGCGGTGAGGCGGTCCGCCTCGCGCTCCTCCCGTACAAGATCGTGGGCTACGTCGCGCTCGCCGTGTTGGTCTACGCCACCGCGCTCGACGTGGCGGGCTCGGCGATCGGCGGCGTTCTGGGGCTGTTCTCGTGTGTGAGCTGTACGTGGCCCGTGCTCGCCTCGCTCGTCGGCGGCGTCGCCGGGAGCTCCTCGGCGGTCGCGAGCGCCGCGCTCTCGGGGTCGTACGGACTCTCGACCGCGATCTTCGTCGTCACGGTCGGACTGCTGTACTGGCGACCGTTCGGCAGCGAGTAG
- a CDS encoding SelT/SelW/SelH family protein, protein MATVEIEYCVPCGFLERAEEIQHALLAGLGEELDRVALVTGDHGVLTVAVDDETVFDKEEDEYDVDGIVREVRGRL, encoded by the coding sequence ATGGCAACGGTAGAGATCGAATACTGCGTCCCGTGTGGCTTCCTCGAACGTGCAGAGGAGATCCAGCACGCGCTCCTCGCCGGCCTCGGCGAGGAACTCGACCGGGTGGCGCTCGTGACCGGCGATCACGGCGTGCTCACGGTCGCGGTCGACGACGAGACCGTCTTCGACAAGGAAGAGGACGAGTACGACGTCGACGGGATCGTACGGGAAGTCCGCGGTCGGCTGTGA